One window of Nostoc sp. C052 genomic DNA carries:
- the tkt gene encoding transketolase: MTVATQSLKELSVEELAINSIRFLAIDAVEKAKSGHPGLPMGAAPMAFVLWDRFLKFNPKNPKWFNRDRFVLSAGHGSMLQYALLYLTGYDSVNIEDIKQFRQWGSRTPGHPENFETEGVEVTTGPLGQGIANAVGLAIAEAHLAAKFNKPDAKIVDHYTYVIVGDGCNMEGVSGEAASFAGHLGLGKLIALYDDNHISIDGSTDVAFTEDVSKRFEAYGWHVLHVKDGNTDLAGIEKAIAEAKAVTDKPTLIKVTTTIGFGSPNKANTAGVHGAALGTDEVALTRKNLGWEYEPFEVPEAALNHFRKAVERGANYETEWNKTYADYKAKYAQEAAEFENYISGKLADGWDKVLPTYTPEDKGLPTRKHSEISLNKLAAVVPGLIGGSADLTHSNLTELKGIGDFQKGEYQNRNIHFGVREHGMGAIANGIALHGSGLIPYAATFLIFTDYQRAAIRLSALSRAGVIWVTTHDSIGQGEDGPTHQPIETIASLRAIPNLTVIRPADGNESSGAYKIAIERASQNAPTLLAFTRQNVPNLAGTSVEEVAKGGYIVVDSEGTPDIILIGTGSELSLAVTAAEKLKAEGKKVRVVSLPAWDLFDAQDAAYKESVLPKAVTKRLSVEAASSFGWHKYVGTEGDTVSIDRFGASAPGNVLLEKFGFTVDNVLAKAKALLG; the protein is encoded by the coding sequence ATGACTGTTGCAACCCAATCCCTCAAAGAATTGTCCGTCGAAGAACTGGCTATTAACTCGATCCGCTTCTTGGCTATTGATGCCGTAGAAAAAGCAAAATCGGGACACCCAGGACTACCAATGGGCGCGGCTCCGATGGCTTTTGTACTTTGGGATCGCTTTTTGAAGTTTAACCCCAAGAATCCCAAGTGGTTTAACCGCGATCGCTTTGTCTTGTCTGCCGGTCATGGCTCAATGTTGCAGTACGCCCTGCTCTACTTGACAGGCTACGACAGTGTAAACATTGAAGATATTAAGCAATTCCGTCAATGGGGTTCTAGAACTCCCGGACACCCAGAAAACTTTGAAACAGAAGGTGTGGAAGTCACAACTGGCCCCTTGGGTCAGGGAATTGCCAATGCAGTCGGTTTAGCGATCGCCGAAGCTCATTTGGCTGCTAAGTTCAACAAACCCGATGCTAAAATTGTTGACCACTACACTTACGTAATCGTGGGTGATGGTTGTAACATGGAAGGCGTTTCTGGTGAAGCTGCTTCTTTTGCGGGACACTTGGGATTAGGTAAACTAATTGCTTTGTACGACGACAACCACATCTCGATCGATGGTTCTACAGATGTAGCATTCACCGAAGATGTTTCCAAGCGCTTTGAAGCTTATGGCTGGCACGTCCTCCATGTCAAAGATGGCAATACCGATTTAGCTGGAATTGAAAAAGCGATCGCCGAAGCAAAAGCTGTCACTGATAAGCCAACTTTGATTAAGGTGACAACTACCATCGGTTTCGGTTCACCTAACAAAGCAAACACTGCTGGGGTTCACGGTGCAGCCCTTGGTACAGACGAAGTTGCCTTAACTCGGAAAAATTTGGGTTGGGAATACGAGCCTTTTGAAGTTCCAGAAGCAGCCCTGAATCACTTCCGCAAAGCAGTTGAGCGCGGTGCTAATTACGAAACTGAGTGGAATAAAACATACGCCGACTACAAAGCCAAGTATGCCCAAGAAGCAGCTGAATTTGAAAATTACATTAGTGGCAAACTAGCCGACGGTTGGGATAAAGTACTACCAACCTACACTCCCGAAGACAAGGGGTTGCCCACCCGTAAGCACTCAGAAATTTCTCTGAACAAACTAGCGGCTGTTGTCCCTGGGCTAATTGGTGGATCGGCTGACTTAACCCACTCCAACCTGACCGAACTCAAAGGTATCGGTGACTTCCAAAAAGGAGAATACCAAAACCGCAACATCCACTTTGGTGTCCGGGAACATGGTATGGGCGCGATCGCTAATGGCATAGCGCTACATGGTTCGGGATTGATTCCCTATGCAGCTACCTTTTTAATCTTCACCGACTACCAGCGTGCTGCCATCCGCTTATCTGCCCTCTCCCGCGCTGGCGTGATTTGGGTAACAACCCACGACTCAATTGGACAAGGTGAAGACGGCCCCACACACCAACCAATTGAAACCATCGCTTCCCTGCGTGCTATTCCTAACCTGACAGTGATTCGTCCCGCAGACGGAAACGAAAGCTCTGGGGCTTACAAAATAGCAATTGAAAGGGCAAGCCAAAACGCTCCTACCCTATTGGCGTTCACTCGTCAAAATGTCCCCAATTTAGCAGGTACATCAGTTGAGGAAGTGGCTAAGGGTGGATACATTGTGGTAGATAGCGAAGGTACGCCTGATATCATCCTAATTGGCACTGGTTCCGAATTGAGCCTCGCCGTCACCGCAGCCGAAAAACTCAAAGCTGAAGGCAAGAAAGTCCGTGTTGTCTCACTACCCGCATGGGATTTGTTTGACGCACAAGATGCAGCTTATAAAGAGTCCGTTCTGCCAAAAGCTGTCACCAAGC
- the fabF gene encoding beta-ketoacyl-ACP synthase II, translating into MTDHTRKRVVVTGVGAITPIGNTATEYWDGLLSGRNGIDYITLFDASRHDCRIAGEVKNFDPHDYLERKEAKRMDRFSQFGVAAAQQALSNAELVINDLNAEQVGVMIGSGVGGIKVLEDQQTIYLNRGPDRCSPFMIPMMIANMAAGLTAIHTGAKGPNSCPVTACAAGSNAIGDAFRLIQGGYAQAMICGGTEAAVTPLSIAGFAACKALSFSNDDPAHACRPFDRDRNGFVLGEGSGILILEELQHAISRGAHIYAEMIGYGMTCDAYHITSPVPGGLGAARAIELALKDADITPEQISYINAHGTSTPANDSTETSAIKKALGEHAYKVAISSTKSMTGHLLGGSGGIEAVATVLAIANDQIPPTINLENPDPECDLDYVPHSSRAQKVEVAISNSFGFGGHNVTLAFKKYV; encoded by the coding sequence ATGACAGATCATACACGTAAACGCGTTGTTGTAACTGGTGTTGGCGCGATTACACCTATAGGTAACACAGCAACAGAATATTGGGATGGATTATTAAGTGGACGCAATGGCATTGACTACATCACATTATTTGATGCGTCTCGCCATGATTGCCGAATTGCTGGTGAGGTGAAAAACTTCGATCCGCATGATTACTTGGAGCGTAAAGAAGCCAAGCGCATGGATCGGTTTTCCCAGTTTGGGGTTGCGGCAGCACAACAGGCTCTATCTAACGCGGAGTTAGTGATCAATGACCTGAATGCAGAACAGGTCGGTGTCATGATCGGTTCTGGCGTTGGTGGCATTAAGGTATTAGAAGACCAGCAAACTATCTACCTCAACCGTGGCCCCGATCGCTGTAGTCCATTCATGATCCCGATGATGATCGCCAATATGGCCGCAGGATTAACGGCAATTCACACGGGTGCGAAAGGGCCAAACTCATGCCCCGTAACAGCTTGTGCTGCTGGTTCCAACGCCATTGGAGACGCTTTTCGCTTAATTCAAGGGGGATATGCCCAGGCGATGATTTGCGGGGGAACAGAGGCAGCTGTCACACCATTGTCGATAGCTGGGTTCGCCGCCTGCAAGGCACTCTCTTTTAGCAATGATGATCCAGCCCATGCTTGCCGTCCCTTTGACCGCGATCGCAACGGATTTGTCTTAGGTGAAGGTTCAGGAATTTTAATTCTAGAAGAACTGCAACATGCCATCAGTCGCGGCGCTCACATTTATGCTGAAATGATCGGCTATGGTATGACCTGTGACGCCTACCATATCACCTCCCCTGTACCTGGTGGACTCGGAGCCGCTAGAGCCATCGAACTAGCCCTCAAGGATGCCGACATAACTCCCGAACAGATCAGCTATATTAACGCCCACGGCACTAGCACCCCAGCTAATGATTCAACTGAAACCTCAGCAATCAAAAAAGCCTTGGGAGAACATGCTTATAAGGTGGCAATTAGCTCCACTAAATCGATGACAGGTCATTTATTAGGCGGTTCTGGCGGAATTGAAGCAGTAGCAACAGTACTAGCGATCGCTAATGACCAAATTCCCCCAACAATCAATCTAGAAAATCCCGATCCAGAGTGTGACTTAGATTATGTGCCTCACTCTAGCCGCGCTCAAAAAGTTGAGGTAGCAATATCTAATTCTTTCGGATTTGGCGGTCATAATGTCACATTGGCTTTTAAAAAATACGTTTAA
- the acpP gene encoding acyl carrier protein, with translation MSQVELFDKVKKIVVEQLSVEPPDKVTPQAKFMEDLGADSLDIVELVMALEEEFEIEIPDEAAEQITSVQDAVDYINNKVTASA, from the coding sequence ATGAGCCAAGTGGAACTTTTTGATAAGGTCAAGAAAATCGTCGTTGAACAATTGAGTGTTGAACCCCCTGATAAAGTCACACCACAAGCCAAGTTCATGGAAGACCTGGGAGCAGATTCCCTGGATATTGTTGAGTTGGTGATGGCCTTGGAAGAAGAATTTGAAATCGAAATTCCCGACGAAGCTGCCGAGCAGATTACATCGGTTCAAGACGCAGTAGATTACATCAATAACAAAGTTACCGCATCAGCTTAA
- a CDS encoding CoB--CoM heterodisulfide reductase iron-sulfur subunit B family protein translates to MVSQTLKYAYFPGCVAQGACRELYQSTQALTQALGIELVELKKAACCGSGTFKEDSQLLEDTVNARNIALAEELNLPLLTHCSTCQGVIGHVNEHLKECQTTNPVYIEQVNGLLHKEGCSPYRGSTDVKHLLYALVTDYGLEEITKRVTQKLSGLKCAAFYGCYLLRAQKSMPYDDPFQPEAMENVFRAVGATPIYYRGRTQCCGWPLSSYATTQSFKMAGMHIQDALTSGADCIVTPCPLCHLNLDSRQPEVEKVIGQKLGLPVLHLPQLIALALGVSPKELGLERHVVSTKPVLEKLGF, encoded by the coding sequence ATGGTATCTCAGACACTCAAATACGCTTACTTCCCTGGTTGTGTTGCCCAAGGGGCCTGTCGGGAACTTTACCAGTCAACTCAAGCGCTTACCCAAGCACTAGGTATTGAACTGGTTGAACTTAAAAAAGCTGCTTGCTGCGGTTCCGGCACATTTAAAGAAGATTCCCAACTACTAGAAGATACAGTCAACGCCAGAAATATCGCTTTAGCAGAAGAATTAAATCTGCCCTTACTTACCCATTGCAGCACTTGTCAAGGTGTCATTGGTCATGTAAATGAACACCTCAAAGAATGTCAGACAACCAACCCTGTCTACATTGAACAGGTTAATGGCTTGCTGCATAAAGAAGGCTGTTCGCCTTATCGCGGTAGTACTGACGTTAAACATCTTCTTTACGCCTTAGTAACAGATTACGGTTTAGAGGAAATTACCAAACGAGTCACTCAGAAGTTAAGTGGATTAAAATGTGCGGCTTTTTATGGCTGTTATCTCCTCCGCGCCCAAAAATCTATGCCTTATGATGACCCCTTCCAACCAGAAGCAATGGAAAATGTATTTCGGGCGGTGGGTGCAACACCAATTTATTACCGAGGTCGCACACAATGTTGTGGTTGGCCGCTTTCTAGTTATGCCACTACCCAATCTTTCAAAATGGCGGGGATGCATATTCAGGATGCTTTAACATCTGGTGCTGACTGCATAGTTACGCCTTGTCCTCTGTGCCACTTAAATTTAGATTCCCGTCAGCCAGAGGTAGAAAAGGTGATTGGACAGAAACTAGGTTTACCAGTGTTGCATTTACCCCAGTTGATTGCTTTAGCACTTGGGGTTAGTCCAAAAGAACTGGGTTTAGAACGTCATGTTGTTTCCACAAAGCCAGTGTTGGAAAAATTAGGATTTTAG
- the lpxD gene encoding UDP-3-O-(3-hydroxymyristoyl)glucosamine N-acyltransferase encodes MKFSEILRQFGDTATHHSLTNDPDHDPEITGVAAIDEATNGTISYVEGAKFGSFISKTNATALILPQDEKLQQLANESGILWIATSDPRLLFAKAIALFYQPYRPLPEIHPTAVIHSTAKVGSDVYIGPHAVIQQGVEIGNGAIIHPNVVIYPDAKIGDRTILHANCTIHERTRIGADCVIHSGAVIGAEGFGFVPTRTGWFKMQQSGYTVLEDSVEVGCNTAIDRPAVGETRIGSSTVIDNLVQIGHGCQIGSGCAIAGQAGMAGAVKLGNRVILAGQVGIANQAKMGDGAIASARTGILHDVPPGEIVSGTPAIPHKLYLKASAIYSRLPDIYQSLKQLQRQIKNNND; translated from the coding sequence ATGAAGTTCAGCGAAATCCTCCGCCAATTTGGTGACACGGCTACCCATCATAGCCTGACTAACGACCCAGACCATGACCCAGAGATTACAGGGGTAGCAGCCATTGATGAAGCTACTAACGGTACTATCAGCTACGTTGAAGGGGCAAAATTTGGGTCTTTTATCAGCAAAACCAATGCTACTGCTTTAATTTTGCCCCAGGACGAAAAATTGCAGCAGCTTGCAAACGAGAGCGGTATTCTCTGGATAGCGACCTCAGATCCGCGACTGTTATTTGCCAAAGCGATCGCTCTTTTTTACCAACCATATCGCCCCCTTCCAGAAATTCATCCCACCGCTGTGATTCACTCTACCGCCAAAGTTGGCAGTGATGTTTATATTGGCCCCCATGCTGTGATTCAACAAGGGGTAGAAATTGGTAATGGTGCAATAATTCATCCTAATGTGGTGATTTATCCAGATGCCAAAATCGGCGATCGCACCATCTTACACGCCAACTGTACCATCCACGAACGCACCCGCATCGGTGCAGATTGCGTCATTCACAGTGGTGCTGTCATCGGTGCAGAAGGCTTTGGTTTTGTTCCCACCCGGACTGGTTGGTTCAAAATGCAACAATCTGGCTATACAGTCCTAGAAGATAGCGTCGAAGTTGGCTGCAATACCGCCATTGACCGCCCAGCCGTCGGAGAAACACGCATTGGTAGCAGTACAGTAATTGATAACTTAGTCCAAATAGGTCATGGTTGCCAAATCGGTTCTGGCTGTGCGATCGCCGGTCAGGCTGGTATGGCTGGCGCTGTCAAACTTGGGAATCGGGTAATCTTAGCTGGGCAAGTGGGAATTGCCAATCAAGCGAAGATGGGTGATGGTGCGATCGCTTCGGCTCGAACTGGCATTTTACACGATGTTCCACCAGGAGAAATTGTCTCTGGAACTCCAGCCATTCCTCACAAACTATATCTCAAAGCATCTGCTATTTATAGTCGTCTGCCAGATATCTATCAATCGCTAAAACAATTGCAACGTCAAATCAAAAATAACAATGATTAA